The Novosphingobium pentaromativorans US6-1 genomic interval TGACGATCTTAGTCCCGTGGGCAGTCCCGCCTAAATGAGGCACCCGCCATCCGCGGCTGCTGACGCCATTGCTCGCAGAAAATCGTACCACGCGTCCATCCCTTCACCGGTGCGGGCGGAAACCAGCAAGACGCGCGCATTGGGGTTTACTGAGGAGATGTTTGAGCGGCATGCGGCCTCGTCGAATCCAACATGCGGGGCGAGGTCGATCTTGTTGATCAGCACCACCTCTGCTGCGCGGAACATGTGCGGATATTTGAGTGGCTTGTCCTCGCCCTCCGGGGTGGAGATAACGGCGACCTTCATCCGCTCACCCAGATCGAACATCGCCGGACAAACAAGATTGCCGACATTCTCGATCAGCAGCAACGAGCCGGATTTCGGTGCGAGTTCTTCAACAGCGCGGGCAACCATATCGGCTTCGAGGTGACAGCCGGCCCCTGTGTTGATCTGGATTGCACGGGCCCCCGCTTCGCGAATGCGCGTGGCATCATTGGCCGTCTGTTGATCACCTTCGATAACGGCAATCGGCAGACTTCCTTCCAGCGCCCGGATCGTGGTTTCGAGCAAGGTCGTCTTGCCAGCCCCAGGCGAACTGACGAGATTGAGCGCGACAACACCGCGCCCTTCGAACCAGCCCCGGTTGCGAGCCGCCTGGCGATCATTCCGGTCAAGCACGGCGGTTTCCAGCGATACACGCGCCGCTTGTTCACCGTGGTGGTGATGGTCATGCCCGTGATCATGATGATGGTGATGATGGTGCCCGTGTGAATGATCATGATCGTGTGAATGATTGTGATCGTGGGTGTGGTCATGATCGTGGGAATGGTCATCGCCGCCGCGAAGCAGCACTCGCTTTCCGGTTTCCGGGTCGATCATCGCGATCTCGTTGTCAGGATCGGTGCATCCGCAGGTGCCGCACATCAGGCCATTTCCTCCATATCGAAATCCTTGATGATGAACTGGTCGGTCTCGCCTTCCAGAAATTCGAGTGCAGCCTTCTCGAGCAGCGTACCTTCGCTCGCCACCTCGAATGAAAATCGGATCGCCTCGCGCTCTACGCAGGCATAGGGGCCGACTGCCAGGCGAACACGCGACACCCGCCGACCCTGCGCGTGATCACCAACAATGGCGACAATATTCCGGGCAAGAGACAGCTCGTGCATCAGGCCGCCCCCAACACGCCAGGCAGGTTGGCGTAGATCGTGTGCAATCCCAGGCCAAGTGCCAGCACAGCCAACGACAGATTCAGCGCTCGATGAAGTCGCAAGGCAACACGCTCTGCATAGCCAAGCGGCCAGGAGGCGACAAAGCTGAGCGCAGCCATTCCTGCAATTGAGCCAACTCCGAACAGCAGGACATAGATAACCGCCAGCAGAGGATCACCAACCGAAGCGACTGCCAGGGTAAGCAGGGCAGCCGATCCTGCCGCGCCATGCACCAGCCCGACAGCCAGCGCTTTCAAGGGAAATTTGTGGGGGTGAGAGTGTTCGTGGCGGCTCGCATCATGGGGCGCCCGTTCGCCAAGATGGCTGTGAGCATGAAAATGACGTTCGCCATCGGAATGATCGTGCAGATGGAAATGCACCCGTGCCTTGCGCATCCGCCAAAGTACATCGCCCCCCAGCAGAATCAGCATGAAGCCAACGGCGCTCTCCAGAAGGGCTGCCGTACGGCCTGTCAATGCCATGCCCAGCAGGATCACTGCAGAACAGATCGCGAGCAGGGTGAGCGTATGCCCTAGCCCCCACGCAGCACCCCGCAGCACCATCGACCGGCGCGAATTCCGTCCCGTGGCCATGGCACCGACTGCGGCGAGGTGATCGGGTTCGAGCGCATGGCCCATTCCGGCAAGGAAACCCAGGGCGATCAACGAGAGTTGCATGGCAGGTCTTCTCCCTCAGCAGATACGCGGCAGTTGCTCGCCGACCAGCATGTCGACGATCCGGCTTCCGCCGAACAGGCTATGCATGACCACGCGCGGGCTGCGCATCTCTGCCGCGCGCCCGATAATGGCTGCATCGCGCCCTGCCTCGGTTGAGCGCATGGCTGCCAGCGCAGCTTCCGCCTGCTCCTCTGGAACGAACAGCACCAGCGCCCCTTCATTGGCGAGATAGAGTGGATCAAGCCCGAGCAGTTCGCACACGCCCTTGACCTCGGCCCTCATTGGCAATCTGGCCTCGTCGATCTCGATCCCGATGGCCGAGGCTTGCGATATTTCGTTGAGTGCGCTGGCCAGGCCTCCTCTGGTGGCATCCCGCGCACAGCGCACACCCGGTGCGGCTTCGATCACCGCTTCCATCAGGTGATTGAGCGGGCGGCAATCCGAACGAATATCCGCCTCGAAAACCATGTCTCCGCGCGCGGCCAGAATGGCGGCGCCATGATCACCCAGTACGCCGTTGACCAGCGCGACATCGCCCGCGCGAACTTTCTCCGCGGCAAGTTCGCGTCCCGCAGGGATGACTCCCACTCCGGAAGTGGTGACGAACAGCGTATCGGCGGCACCGCGCTCAACCACCTTGGTATCGCCGGTCACGATCCGCACACCGGCCTGGTCGGCCGCCCTACGCATGGCCGCTGCCACGCGGCGTAGCAAGGCGACTTCGGTGCCTTCCTCAATGATAAAGGCCGCCGACAGCCACAGCGGTTGCGCGCCGCCGACGGTAAGGTCGTTAACTGTGCCGCAAACCGCAATCTTGCCGATATCGCCACCGGGGAACTCGAGCGGCTGCACTACGAAACTGTCCGTGGTGAAGGCCAGCCGGGCACCCTCCACGGCCAACATTTCGTGGCTCAACCGCGCCTGGTCTTCCAACCCGTCGGGTTCGAAAACCGAGGTAAACACATCCTCGATCAGATCCCGCATGGCCTTGCCGCCACCGCCATGCGCCAGCGTGACCCGCTCCGCTCGCAGCCGTCCGTTGCCAGTGGGAGTTACAGCGTTCATTGCGCTGGCTCCGGCACCGCATCGATCCCGCCATACTGATAATAGGCGGCACATGCTCCTTCAGACGAAACCATCAGGGCACCCATCGGTGTTTCCGGTGTGCACGACCGACCGAACAGCTTGCACTGCCATGGCTTGATCGCGCCTTTCAGCACTTCGCCGCACTGGCAAGCCTTGGGATCCGGAATGCTAGGCGATGCAACGGCAAATTTTCGCTCAGCATCCCAGGCCGCATAGGCCTCGCGAATCTGGACGCCAGAATGGTCGATCGAGCCCAGCCCGCGCCATTCGAAGAATTCCCGCAGTTCGAATACTTCCGTAACCGCAGCCAGCGAAGCTTCATTGCCATAGCGTGGCACAATCCGGGCATACTGGTTTTCGATCTCCGCCCGGCCTTCGGCCATTTGCCGAAGCACCATCCAAACCGAATGCAATACGTCGAGCGGTTCGAAGCCGGCGACCACCAGCGGACGGTGATAGTCGCGTGCGATGAAGTCATAGGGATCAGTGCCGATGACCATCGAGACATGGCCCGGCCCGAGAAAGCCATCGATCCCCATATCGGGTGAATCGAGGATCGCCTTGATCGTGGGGATGATGGTGATGTGGTTGCAGAACAGCGAGAAATTGCCGATCCCTTCTGCCTGGGCCTGCAGGATTGTCAGGGCTGTGGAGGGCATCGTCGTCTCGAAGCCGAGGCCGAAGAAAACCACTTCGCGGTCCGGGTTCGCACGGGCCAGCGCGAGGGCATCGAGTGGTGAATAGACCATCCGCACATCGGCCCCTTCGGCCTTTGCGCCTAGCAGGCTGAGCCGCGATCCCGGCACGCGCATGGCATCGCCAAACGTAGTGAAGATCACCTCCGGCTTCATAGCCAGTTCCACGCAATCATCGACCCGGCCCATCGGCAACACGCAAACCGGACAGCCCGGCCCATGGGCAAACTCGATTTCCGGCGGAAGCATCTTCTCGATGCCGTATCGGAAGATCGAATGCGTGTGGCCGCCGCACACTTCCATGATGACGACTGGGCGATCGCGCCCGGCCATGATCTGTGCAGTCAGGGCCTCGATTTCCTTGAGCAGGACACCGGCGCGAACCGGATCGCGGAATTCGTCGACATACTTCATGCGCCTGCCTCCAGCGGTGCGGCCCGGTCATTGGCTAGCAGCGTGTGGGTCAGGTCCCAGAGGATGTGATAGGCCGCGAGGTGGCATTCCTGCACCCGGTGGATCGAGCCTGTTGGGACCACCAGCAGATGATCCAGTCCGGCGCGGGCCATCTCGCCCCCGTCACCACCCGCCAGGCCGATCGTGGCAATGCCCATCTCCCGTGCCTTGGCAAAAGCCCGGATGAGGTTTGCGGAATTGCCGCTGGTCGAAAAGCCGATCAGGCAATCACCGTGCCGCCCGTGGGCAATCAGCGGACGCACGAACACATGGTCCTGTCCGACATCATTACCGACTGCCGTCAGCATCGCGACATCGGCCGCGAGGTTGATCGCACCCAGCGCCGGCCTTCCGGCGGTCACTGGATGGAGAAACTCCACCGCGACATGCGCGGCATCACAGCTCGATCCGCCATTGCCCATGGCCAGCAGGCGCCCGCCCTGGCGATAGCTTGCGGCCAGCGTGGTCGCGGCGGCGACCAGCTCGTCTGCCTGTTCTGCAAAAAACTTGCCGAACACCTCAGTGTGGTCCCGAGCCTTGCTCTCAACCGAATGGCGCAGGCTTTGCGCCGAGGCACGGAGCTGTTCGCCACGTCTGCGCATATGCGGATAAAGCGCATTCAAGGCAGGGCCAGTGGTCACCACTGCGCGTCTCCCAACGCGCGATCGCCGTCGCGCATGGCTGCAAGTTCCTGCTGCGCCTCTCCCAGCTCGGTCAGGATGCGCAGTGTTTCGGCCGCCTGATCCTCGTCAATCTTGCTCATGGCAAATCCGACATGGATCAGCACCCATGTGCCGATCAGGTCTTCGACACTGCCTTCGCCAATAACGCAGGCGAGGTTGACCGGGCGCCGCACGCCCGAGACATTGGCCACGCCCAGCTTGCGCCCGGCATCGGTGATCTCCACGATCTGTCCCGGAATACCTAAGCACATACTTCTCTCCCATTTTCGGTTTCCGCGGTCGCTTCGTGCAAATGGGCCATGGCCACAGCGGCCTGCCCCAAAGCCAGACCGCCATCATTGGCGGGCACTCTCGAGTGGCTGAGGACGTTGAGCCCCAGTTGTTCCAATCCTTCATGGACCAGGCGGAACAGCGTGGCGTTCTGGAAACAGCCGCCAGACAGGGCCACAGTATCAGGGCCATCGTCTGCGGTCAGGCGCTGCGCCATGGCCACAACAGACCGTGCGAGGCCGCGATGGAACCGCGCGGACATCACCCCAACAGGCGTATTCAGCAGCAGGTCACCCAGCATCGCCCGCCACACGGCGAGCGGTTCAACATAGGGAAGCCCACGCCCGCCCAGCAACGGAATGGAAAAAGGATAGGCCAGATCGTCCGGCTCATTCAGCGCCGCCGGATCGATTGCTGCTTCCAGCAACATGGCTGCCTGCCCTTCATATTCCTGCCGATCCCAGGCGAGACCGCAGATCGCCGCAGCGGCATCGAACAACCGCCCGCATGAGGAAGAAAGTGGGCTATTGGTGCCGCTGGCGATCATCGCATCGATCGTGGATCGCGGCATGGCGGAAAGGCGGGCAAACAATGGCAGGTCAGCGAAATTCATCGCGAATTCGGCCCAGCCCATCTGCGCCATCAAATGGGCATAGGCATTGCGCCAGGGTTCGCGGATCGCCGCAGTCCCACCCGGTAGTGCGACCGGCTTGAGCATCCCGGCACGACGGTATCCGCGATAATCGCAGATCAGGAACTCACCGCCCCAGATCGTGCCGTCATCACCCAGACCCAGACCGTCAAGCGCGATTCCCAGTACAGGGGCGGCATCGAGCGAGCGGCCGTTTTCTGCCAGACAGGCGGCGATATGGGCGTGGTGATGCTGTACCGCGATCACCGGTCGTCCATCCGCGATTTCGCGCCCATGCTTGGTCGAAAGATATTCAGGATGCGCGTCCACCGCGATTGCCGCTGGCTGATGGTCGTAGAGCTGGGTATAAAGATCGAGGTTGCGGCGCACATCATCTTCGGTGGCCGCATCTTCCAGATCGCCCATGTGCTGGCTCAGCACAGCTTCGCCATCGCGCACCAGACAGAAGCTGTTCTTGAGCTCCGCGCCCATGGCCAGTATTGAAATGTCACGCGGAAAGCCGGTGGGCAGGTCGATAGCTCTGGGGGCATAGCCGCGTGCGCGGCGCAGCAGCCGGACCCGGCCCAGATCGACCCGCGCAACGCTGTCGTCGATCCGGTTGGCAATGTGCCGGTCGTGCATCAGCGCGAATTCGGCAATGCCTTCCAGTTCGGCGCGGGCCTGCTCGTTAGTCGTGCATTGCGGGCGGCCTGAGAGATTGCCTGAAGTCATCACCACCGGGCGCTTCATCCGCCGCAACAGCAGGTGATGTAGCGGGGTGTGCGGCAGCATGAAGCCGATACGGTCCAGCCCCGGCGCAACCGCTTCGGGCAGCGGTTCCCCCGATGCGCGCAGCAACACGATCGGCGCTTCAGGCGATGCCAGCAGTTCGGCTTCCTGTTCCGAGAATTCGGCATAACGGCAGATAACGTCCAGATCGCGCGCCATCAGGGCAAAGGCCTTGCCCCTGCGCCGTTTGCGCATACGCAGATCGGCCACCACCTCCGCGCGGGTGGCATCACAGGCGAGATGAAAGCCGCCAAGCCCCTTGATGGCGACGATATGCCCGTTCATCAGCATGCCGCCTGCGGCATCCACGTCGTCCATCATCGAAAAGGCTTCGTGATTAACAGTACCGGGGCCAAGGCGCTCGATCCATGCGCGTGGTCCGCAAACATGGCACGCGATAGGTTGGGCATGGAAGCGCCGGTCTGTCGGATCGGAATATTGCTCTCCGCATTCCGGGCACATCGCGAAACCCCTCATGGTCGTGCGGGCACGATCATAGGGGCCGGTCTCGATAATCGAGAAACGCGGCCCGCATTCGGTACAATTGGTAAAGGGGTAGCGATAGCGACGCTCGAAAGGGTCGCGCACTTCTTCAAGGCAGGCGGAGCAGATTGCCGCATCGGGCGTTACAGCCCCGCGCATGCCATCACCTTCCGATGCACCGATAACGAAGCTCTCGGGCCGCACAGCATCAATTGCCACGCGTTCTATCGCATCAATCCGCGCCAATGCAGGCAGAGCCGCGCGCAGTTCGCTTTCAAAGCGCGACACCGCTTCGCCCCAAAGGCGAATTTCAACCCCGCTGCTGGTGTTGCGCACATCACCGGTTAGCTCAAGCTCGCGTGCAACCCGCCATACAGTGGGCCGGAAGCCTACGCCCTGCACCTGGCCGCGTACCAGAAGGCGTTCGCCGGTCACCGCGCCAGATTCCACAAAAGGACGCGATTGTTGCCGCTATCGGCAACCGCCACCAGATCACCCAGCGCTGACAGGCCATAGGGCCAGCACAGGCTGTCTCGTTCGGGCATGCCCCAGCGATTGTCGCCTTTGCTGGCGAAGTCCGGCTGACCACAAAGCCGGTTCGCCGCAATGCCGGTGGCGCTGTCTGCCCAGCCGAGCAGACGCGAGTTCGCGGTATCGGCCACAATCAGCTGGCCACCGGCTTCAACCGTCGCATAGGGCATGTTCACACTGGCCGCGCTGGGATAGTAGGAGGACATATTGTGATCGCAATGCGCGGCGTCCCGCTGTCCCAGGATTGCGTCGCAAGG includes:
- the hypB gene encoding hydrogenase nickel incorporation protein HypB — protein: MCGTCGCTDPDNEIAMIDPETGKRVLLRGGDDHSHDHDHTHDHNHSHDHDHSHGHHHHHHHDHGHDHHHHGEQAARVSLETAVLDRNDRQAARNRGWFEGRGVVALNLVSSPGAGKTTLLETTIRALEGSLPIAVIEGDQQTANDATRIREAGARAIQINTGAGCHLEADMVARAVEELAPKSGSLLLIENVGNLVCPAMFDLGERMKVAVISTPEGEDKPLKYPHMFRAAEVVLINKIDLAPHVGFDEAACRSNISSVNPNARVLLVSARTGEGMDAWYDFLRAMASAAADGGCLI
- a CDS encoding hydrogenase maturation nickel metallochaperone HypA: MHELSLARNIVAIVGDHAQGRRVSRVRLAVGPYACVEREAIRFSFEVASEGTLLEKAALEFLEGETDQFIIKDFDMEEMA
- a CDS encoding high frequency lysogenization protein HflD, producing the protein MIALGFLAGMGHALEPDHLAAVGAMATGRNSRRSMVLRGAAWGLGHTLTLLAICSAVILLGMALTGRTAALLESAVGFMLILLGGDVLWRMRKARVHFHLHDHSDGERHFHAHSHLGERAPHDASRHEHSHPHKFPLKALAVGLVHGAAGSAALLTLAVASVGDPLLAVIYVLLFGVGSIAGMAALSFVASWPLGYAERVALRLHRALNLSLAVLALGLGLHTIYANLPGVLGAA
- the hypE gene encoding hydrogenase expression/formation protein HypE, whose amino-acid sequence is MNAVTPTGNGRLRAERVTLAHGGGGKAMRDLIEDVFTSVFEPDGLEDQARLSHEMLAVEGARLAFTTDSFVVQPLEFPGGDIGKIAVCGTVNDLTVGGAQPLWLSAAFIIEEGTEVALLRRVAAAMRRAADQAGVRIVTGDTKVVERGAADTLFVTTSGVGVIPAGRELAAEKVRAGDVALVNGVLGDHGAAILAARGDMVFEADIRSDCRPLNHLMEAVIEAAPGVRCARDATRGGLASALNEISQASAIGIEIDEARLPMRAEVKGVCELLGLDPLYLANEGALVLFVPEEQAEAALAAMRSTEAGRDAAIIGRAAEMRSPRVVMHSLFGGSRIVDMLVGEQLPRIC
- the hypD gene encoding hydrogenase formation protein HypD, with the protein product MKYVDEFRDPVRAGVLLKEIEALTAQIMAGRDRPVVIMEVCGGHTHSIFRYGIEKMLPPEIEFAHGPGCPVCVLPMGRVDDCVELAMKPEVIFTTFGDAMRVPGSRLSLLGAKAEGADVRMVYSPLDALALARANPDREVVFFGLGFETTMPSTALTILQAQAEGIGNFSLFCNHITIIPTIKAILDSPDMGIDGFLGPGHVSMVIGTDPYDFIARDYHRPLVVAGFEPLDVLHSVWMVLRQMAEGRAEIENQYARIVPRYGNEASLAAVTEVFELREFFEWRGLGSIDHSGVQIREAYAAWDAERKFAVASPSIPDPKACQCGEVLKGAIKPWQCKLFGRSCTPETPMGALMVSSEGACAAYYQYGGIDAVPEPAQ
- a CDS encoding D-sedoheptulose-7-phosphate isomerase, whose product is MTTGPALNALYPHMRRRGEQLRASAQSLRHSVESKARDHTEVFGKFFAEQADELVAAATTLAASYRQGGRLLAMGNGGSSCDAAHVAVEFLHPVTAGRPALGAINLAADVAMLTAVGNDVGQDHVFVRPLIAHGRHGDCLIGFSTSGNSANLIRAFAKAREMGIATIGLAGGDGGEMARAGLDHLLVVPTGSIHRVQECHLAAYHILWDLTHTLLANDRAAPLEAGA
- a CDS encoding HypC/HybG/HupF family hydrogenase formation chaperone; translated protein: MCLGIPGQIVEITDAGRKLGVANVSGVRRPVNLACVIGEGSVEDLIGTWVLIHVGFAMSKIDEDQAAETLRILTELGEAQQELAAMRDGDRALGDAQW
- the hypF gene encoding carbamoyltransferase HypF, with translation MESGAVTGERLLVRGQVQGVGFRPTVWRVARELELTGDVRNTSSGVEIRLWGEAVSRFESELRAALPALARIDAIERVAIDAVRPESFVIGASEGDGMRGAVTPDAAICSACLEEVRDPFERRYRYPFTNCTECGPRFSIIETGPYDRARTTMRGFAMCPECGEQYSDPTDRRFHAQPIACHVCGPRAWIERLGPGTVNHEAFSMMDDVDAAGGMLMNGHIVAIKGLGGFHLACDATRAEVVADLRMRKRRRGKAFALMARDLDVICRYAEFSEQEAELLASPEAPIVLLRASGEPLPEAVAPGLDRIGFMLPHTPLHHLLLRRMKRPVVMTSGNLSGRPQCTTNEQARAELEGIAEFALMHDRHIANRIDDSVARVDLGRVRLLRRARGYAPRAIDLPTGFPRDISILAMGAELKNSFCLVRDGEAVLSQHMGDLEDAATEDDVRRNLDLYTQLYDHQPAAIAVDAHPEYLSTKHGREIADGRPVIAVQHHHAHIAACLAENGRSLDAAPVLGIALDGLGLGDDGTIWGGEFLICDYRGYRRAGMLKPVALPGGTAAIREPWRNAYAHLMAQMGWAEFAMNFADLPLFARLSAMPRSTIDAMIASGTNSPLSSSCGRLFDAAAAICGLAWDRQEYEGQAAMLLEAAIDPAALNEPDDLAYPFSIPLLGGRGLPYVEPLAVWRAMLGDLLLNTPVGVMSARFHRGLARSVVAMAQRLTADDGPDTVALSGGCFQNATLFRLVHEGLEQLGLNVLSHSRVPANDGGLALGQAAVAMAHLHEATAETENGREVCA